The sequence TGGAGAGGGGCCGTGTGGCACCGGCACCTGCTGGGCAGGACGCAGGAAGCTGTGAGAGCCCTTGCACCAGCTGGCACCCCTCTGCTCGGGTGAGCACTCCTTCCTGTGGCAACGGGACAGGAGCTCTTGGACCTCTTCCCCAGACCCGCACGACTTTGGGAAGCGGGAGGGGACAGGCCTTACTGCATCGCACCCCCTTCCAAGTCCGGAGAGGGCCAGAGCCTCCTGGCTTCTGTCTCCTGGCTCAGCAAGGGTTGGTGCACAGGTTTCTCCCTCCCCGAGCGGGAGCAGGGCTTAAAGGAGGAGgcgagaggggaggtgggcaaggtGAGAGGTCAGAAGCCGTGGGCCTCCAGGTGCAGGGTGACCGCCGCCGCAGGAGGCTGCATCTTCTTCTTGAGCCGGTTGAAGTCCTTGGCTGAACGCCACAGCCAAGTCTGCAGCTCCTTTAGCAGCCAGAAGTCGTCCATCTTCTGGAGGAAGTCGCtgtgggcagggccaggggccCAGGTGGGCTCAGTGCCCGGCAGAGGCTGGGGCAGCGGGTAGCCCAGGGCCGCCATGACGCCCGCGATGCTGCCCAGCAGGCCCTGGAGGCTGGTGCAGAAGTGGGCCAGGCTGCGGCGCAGCTCGGCCGTGGCGGCCTGGCGGTTGAGGCCTCGCAGGTAGCACAGCAGGTGGCTGTAGGCCTCATAGTTCTGGGTCAGCCGCAGTTTGTCGTTGAGGCTCCGCCACACGTCCAGGTTGACAGTGGCCCTGGGCAGGGTCTCTGCCCCCAGGCGAGGCGGGTTGAAGTCAGGCTCGTTGAAAGGGGGGCCCAGGTAGTTCAGCTGTGAAAAGGAGAGGGCGATGGGAAAGGAGGAGGGCCGAGCAGCCAGCGGCCATCAGGAGATACCTGCCCCCAGAGCCGCTGTGTCCTGGGTCCCCAGACACCCGTCTGCACACCAGGCCCCTCTCTGCTCCAGGGCCTCCCCAAGCTTCTCCGGGGGTATCATTTGCGTGGAGGTGACAGCTGAGGCAGTGGGGGTGATGAACTCTCCCACGAAGAGGtgtagaaagagaaaaccttGCAGGAGCTACTCAGGGAGGGTGTGCTGATGGGCTGTGTGTGCAAAGCCTTGGGAGCGGCCCCCCgcggggcagggcagagaggaagaggagccagGAGGACACAGGAGGCCAGGCCGCAGAGGCGGAAGGTGGACCAGAAGAGTGTAGAGCCAAGAAGAGTTCAGAAGGCAGCAGAGCTCGACAGCGTGGCTgcaaaagagagagcaaggagaaTGAGCCCTAGAAAATTCTGTTGGGTTCGGCCAGAAGGAGGTGCCTGACGACCTTGGAGAGAGCCGCTTCAGTGGCCTGGAGGCCAGATTGCAGGGGGTTAAGGAGTGAGTGGGTGGAGAGGAAGCGGAGGCAGAGGGTGTAGACCACTCCTTCGAGAAATTTGGCAGGGAAAGCCAGGAGAGAAGAAGGGTCGGGAGCTAGAGGGGGTAGCAGAGTCAAGCAAAGGTTTttggccagggggagggaggagcgggtgggaaggcagaggggCCCGTGGCAATCAGAGCTCCATTTGCCTCCCGACATGCCTGGTCCCACCAGCAGAAGGGCCAAGGATAGACGGTACTCATGAAGCCCTAAGTCCCCCAAGACAGGGCTCCCAGGAGCAGGGCTGcagaaggaagaaactgaggcagtcTCAAGAGTTCGGCCGCAGGAAGGGTATAGGAGGCAGGCTGGGGACGAGGACACAGCTTTGCCAACCCTCAAGGGAGAGGCCTGGGGCCCAGGGAAAGGGCTGAGGGGGACGctgcagccagagagaaagggagcagagaggggcgaggcctgggagaggcaaggagggCCCAGGGGGAGGTTCACACGCTGACAAGCACAGAGACAGACGAATTTCCTCGGTGTATCCTGGGGCCGGAGCCagctcccccaccaccctcctcccctttccttccctggctCCAGAGTAGGGTCTGGGATGTGGAAGAGGAACACGGGAAGAGGGGGCTGGTTCCCCCTGGTCCTCGGCAACTCtgaccctcttcccttctctcctgggcTCTCGGAACACCTCTGGACTGCCCCCAAATCCTTATGGCACAGCTTCCATCCACACCCCGAACCTCCTGCCACTACTGGCCTGGCTTCCCCTCGGCCCCCTTCCCCCAAGTCCCCCCTAGGAGGCCCAGCTAGgatgggagaggcagacagaagggaGGCCCATGGGTCCAGAGCAGCAGGGCCCCAGGTCTGGGGCAGAGGCGAGCTGGAACACAGGCATGGGAGGTGGggcccctccatccccacccagcCCCGCCCGTGCAAGAGACACCACAACACGGTGTAAACAGAAGAGACTTCCCCGGCCCCCAGGGGGAGGCGGGCGGCTGGGCGGGCAGCCAGTGGGGCAATGGGCCAAGGCGGGTGCGAGGCCTGCCCACATGCCTAGTCCTGGGGccagggatggggaagagggggGCACCtaagagggaagggcaggaggtgGGCCAGACATGGGGACCGTTGGGAACCAGAGGGCCCCCTGGTCGTTGCTGCTCACTGGGACCCCTCCGCCGCTCTGTGTCTCTTCCACCGACTCCCACGCCCTGCCGTCACCCCGGTACTCACGTAGGTCCCAGCCAAGCTGCGGAGTTGGTGCTCCAGGTAGCGGGTGAGGTCATAGGTTTTCTGGATGGAGGGACCAGGCCCCGGGTCCCCTGTGCGGTTGAGGGCTGGCACTGCGGGGAGGTGCCAGAGCACAGTGCACAGGCAGGCTAGCAGCCCCCACGAGTCCCCTGTGGACGGGAGGGGCATGAGGCGTGAGCGCAGGCCCGGGCCCAGCGGAAGATACGGCTGGCAGGCCCTCAGGTGTGTGTCCCCACCTTGGgcttggaggggggtggggagggtgggccgCCAGATGGGAGGCAGGGGGCATGGAGTAGGGGAGCCTTCCTGGCcagggtgtgtgtgcacaggggCATGTGTGTGAACGAGGACCAGGACTTGGCCGCGGCGTGTGTATCTCTCAGCATACCGGCGTGTCAGCTAAGGGTCGCCGTATACGCcgacacatgtgtatgtgtacacgGAGGGACGGGGCCAGGCCTAGGGTCTGTGAACCAGTGTTCCTGGGTTCAgccgcctcccccagcctccccgtCCCGCTGgagctgagggggtggggaacagcACATGTGCCCACTGCCAGCCCGGAGCAGTCAGTCCTGGGAACGGCCCGAGAGAGGCTGAGACAAGTCCAAGCCGAGCCATAGGAGGCAAGGGGTAAGGTTGGATCACCAACGGCAGGCCGAAGGACACAGGGCTGCCTCCTGTAGCTGGGGGTACATTCTAGTGGATTCCTGGGTGTGGACTGACCCAGGGCCCAGGTCTGCCCCGTTCTTATCTAGGAGGTTGGATGGGGAAGAGTTTGACCTGAATGagtctgttgtttgtttttgaagatttatttatttattccagagagagagagagagagagagggagagatgtgaGCGCATGctgggtagaggcagagggagaggggaagcagacgcccccactaagcatggagcctgactgggggctccatcccaggaccccaacatcgtgacctgagccaaaatcaagagttggatgcttaaggggctgagccacccaggcgccccctggatgGGGTCCTTTGATCAGCCTgcggagaggagggggagggggggttggaaagggaggaggagacggAACAGGCTGTATTTGTTGGGTTTGGCTTGTCAGCCAACCGTGCTGAAGAGTCTGGACATCTTGAGATACCAGGGGTCTTGAGCCCAGGGGTCGGGTCTGTGAGGACAGGGGATACCCCTGGAGCCCAGGGGTCGGGTCTGTGAGGACAGACACAGGCAGCAGGAGGCACGATTTCCCAGCTTTTAGCTGAGGTCCACGGTGAAGAGAACGAGAGGACTGGGTAAAGGCGATTAGGGTTAGACTATAATTGGCATTGGGCTGGGTTAGGTTTAAGGACTGGGTTacttttaaagtttcaggttagtTTACTGGGATCTGGCTGATTGAGTGTGGTTGAGGTTTGAGTCCGGCTGGGGGATGTGGTTAGGTTTGGACAGGCCCAGGATTCGCTGGGGCCAAGGTCTGTGAATGTGTTCATTCAGACGTCGGCTGGGGTTACACATGGCCTGTCACGAAGAGAGGGCCGGTGAGGGTTTGAAGCTTGGGTAGGTGTGAGATCATGAGTAGtttcttctgctttctattttctGCAGAATTTCACGATGACATATGTTGTTGCTGTGACAGTCAGAAATGAGTTGGATATGCGTTTGACAGTTTGACTGTACTTAGAGTTAGGGGGAGTCTGGAGTGAGCCGTAATGCTGGGTCAGAGTTTTAGAGAGGGTTTAAGACTCAGACTGTAGAGAATGTCTCTGACAAGGGTGTAAGGGTCGGGTGGGGACTTCTGCAGTGGCCCTGCCCGTCAGTCTTCACTTTTCCAGGCGCTTGGCTGGCGACTTCACTGGCTGGCATGGgagtgggcagggtgggggagagcaCTGCTCTGAGACCCTGCCCCTGGGAACGAGGGCCTCTTGGTTTGAGAGCAGGCGTGCGTGTGTGTGGACAGAGAGCAGGATCAGGCACGTGACTAGCCGCCTGTCCTTGTCCCCATCTGCAGCCCGTGGCGTCCCTCCTGGTGCTCCTTCCCTCATTCTGCCTTTCCAAGCTTAGCTCCATTCATCATGCCGCACATCCCAAGAGAATTCCAGGCCTTCCTCCTCTGCACAAAGCCTGGGGCTACCCTCAGCCTGGTTATCTAGCCAAGTGACCTCCAAGATTCTAGGGGTATAATATGGGTTTCGTTTCGGAAGTTGGATACCTGCCGAGGTGGGCAGTGGCCCTTCCAGCCTTGAGTTAGCGGCGATGCTGAGGGTCCCAGCTGAAACCCGGATTGGGAGCTGGGCTCACCTCTGTCCCCCACACTGCTTGGGGCAGCCCTTCTGGCCAGAGTTCTTAtgccacgggggggggggggaggatcaCAGGGTCAGGACCCCAACTCTGGGCCttgttttcccctccccttctgggCCCTGTGGGACATCCCTGGGGAGAACTGGCTCCCTGCACAGGGACAGCCGGGGGAGAAGCCTTTGGATAAACAAGAGCTAAGTCATCTGGGCAGAAAAACGGCTCATGAAATTAACCAGACGAGGCCGGTGTTTCCAGGAATATTTCAGTTCTGAGGTAACTGTGTCACtgcaggctggggggtgggggcaggggaaggagcagcaggaTCGGACTGACCGACCCATGGAGAGagccagaaagaaggaaggagtctCAGGTGCCTAGAGGGAGGAGAGGCTCGGAGAGGTGAAAGGGGACAGGGCTGTCCTGTCTAGTACAACGGCTTCTGCTCTGGGCCAGACGTCGCTGTATCTCAGGCAGCAAACGGAGAGCCATCTGGGGCACAGAACACCTGTGGTTTAGTTGTGAGCAGCGGGACCTGGCGCAGCTAGCCTGCATCGCCCGGAGGGAGAACTGGGTGGGCATCCCGGAGCCCTCCTCCGTCCTTCTCGCCAGGGTCCTGTTGTGCAGGTGGACCCGGCCACTGGGGGCTGGGTCCTGGGCCCCCTCCCCCGGTCCTggcccctggcccagcccccgtcccagctctgcctctggctgctgCCCACTGATTGTTTACATCCCGTCTTCCCTTGTGTTTATAAATCCGGCAGAGCACGTGAGGGGCTAATGAGTGCAGCTCACGTTTCCTGctggagccccccaccccccatcctggCCCCCTCCCGGGCGGCCCCTAATTCCATCcagatccctgggccctgggaaccTAGGCCCCCctcatgaacacacacacacatactcagcCCACGCAAGCGCACGGCCACCCTGACACGgctgcacaggcaggcagagcccGGTACTCGGGTCTCTAGCCAGCTGCCCCTTGATCCCTGGCCTGTGTCCTCCAGGCTGACCTCATTCAGTGATgatggggggctcagtggggcaGATGGGCCCCGGGCGGCCAGGGTGGGTAGGACAAATCAGCCCGGAGACTCTGCACCTAGGATGGCTGCTTAAGAGCTACGAGCCGAAAATGTAGGAGCTGGGGAGGCATCGCAGAGCTCCAGAGGTGCTGAAAAATGTGGGAGCCGGAAAGGCTCTGCCCTCAGGCCAGCCCTGGACCAGCTTCCGCAGTGACCTTGGAGGGATCTATTGAGGGGAATTGGGGGAAGGAGTGGTTTAAAGGGTGTCGTGTCCAGTGCAGTGTGAGATCCGGGCACTGAACTCTAGGACATGGCCCTCGGGGGCTCCTCCTGACCAGCCTCCTCAGGGAGAGGCCCCCAGAAGCACCCCATCTTGCCTTGTCCTCGAGGGGTGCTGCCTTTCCCTGGCTCTTCCTTGGTTCCCTCTGCCCCAGGTCACTGAGAAGTGCTTAGGGGGCGAGTCCACATAGGCCCAGAAGTCAGGGTCCCCGAGATTTGCCACCAACCCACCAGGTGACTGGGCTCTCGCGAGGGCTGCGCTGTGCACACTTAAGTCGCTC comes from Mustela erminea isolate mMusErm1 chromosome 9, mMusErm1.Pri, whole genome shotgun sequence and encodes:
- the CLCF1 gene encoding cardiotrophin-like cytokine factor 1 isoform X2, coding for MDLRAGDSWGLLACLCTVLWHLPAVPALNRTGDPGPGPSIQKTYDLTRYLEHQLRSLAGTYLNYLGPPFNEPDFNPPRLGAETLPRATVNLDVWRSLNDKLRLTQNYEAYSHLLCYLRGLNRQAATAELRRSLAHFCTSLQGLLGSIAGVMAALGYPLPQPLPGTEPTWAPGPAHSDFLQKMDDFWLLKELQTWLWRSAKDFNRLKKKMQPPAAAVTLHLEAHGF
- the CLCF1 gene encoding cardiotrophin-like cytokine factor 1 isoform X1 codes for the protein MLPAAGEPAAGDSWGLLACLCTVLWHLPAVPALNRTGDPGPGPSIQKTYDLTRYLEHQLRSLAGTYLNYLGPPFNEPDFNPPRLGAETLPRATVNLDVWRSLNDKLRLTQNYEAYSHLLCYLRGLNRQAATAELRRSLAHFCTSLQGLLGSIAGVMAALGYPLPQPLPGTEPTWAPGPAHSDFLQKMDDFWLLKELQTWLWRSAKDFNRLKKKMQPPAAAVTLHLEAHGF